One genomic segment of Helianthus annuus cultivar XRQ/B chromosome 14, HanXRQr2.0-SUNRISE, whole genome shotgun sequence includes these proteins:
- the LOC110907540 gene encoding probable DNA-directed RNA polymerase subunit delta, translating to MLFWDIDEGEPSYIAQSYPRHEYGTYHSYTENQHKLEYEEGAKEFEENDNEVEEGANDFEENDNEVEECAKDFEENDNEIEEGVMHFEEGVHDDEGANEEGVDDEERANAEGANEEDANDEKKTKKVGEI from the exons ATGTTGTTTTGGGACATTG ATGAGGGGGAACCATCTTACATTGCCCAAAGTTATCCGCGACACGAATACGGGACTTACCATTCGTATACGGAAAACCAACACAAGTTAGAGTATGAGGAAGGTGCTAAGGAGTTTGAGGAAAATGATAACGAAGTCGAAGAAGGTGCTAACGACTTTGAGGAAAATGATAACGAAGTCGAGGAATGTGCTAAGGACTTTGAGGAAAATGATAACGAAATCGAGGAAGGTGTAATGCACTTTGAGGAGGGTGTTCACGACGACGAAGGTGCTAACGAGGAAGGTGTTGACGACGAGGAACGTGCTAACGCGGAAGGTGCTAACGAGGAAGATGCTAATGacgagaaaaaaacaaaaaag GTAGGAGAAATCTAG